The following are encoded together in the Thermococcus sibiricus MM 739 genome:
- a CDS encoding RAD55 family ATPase, which produces MENKSLPIYSRVSTGVKGLDNLIGGGLIPGRVYVVTGPPGSGKTTLGIQFLVEGAKNGEKGIYISLVDDSKTIIQDMLYYRFNLLSHIRSKKIVIYDLGAVLSQGGKKPTWKEILKEIKRIILHENAKRVVIDSFTPLEFMVQDPENKRKEVVGLIKLLSTMEITAIVITEMIESEKYTDDYYVASGVVIMHHFMRQYNMIRALQILKMRGTSHDSNLKKIKITENGIEVYNEAPW; this is translated from the coding sequence ATGGAAAATAAATCACTCCCAATATATAGCCGCGTCTCTACTGGAGTAAAAGGGCTTGACAACCTCATCGGTGGAGGGCTCATCCCCGGCAGAGTCTACGTTGTTACCGGGCCCCCGGGTAGTGGCAAAACCACCTTGGGAATCCAGTTTCTAGTTGAAGGAGCTAAGAACGGGGAAAAGGGAATTTATATTTCTCTGGTTGATGACTCCAAGACTATAATCCAAGATATGCTCTATTATAGGTTCAATCTTCTGTCCCATATTCGAAGCAAAAAGATTGTGATATATGACTTAGGAGCCGTTTTAAGTCAAGGAGGCAAAAAACCAACATGGAAGGAGATTTTAAAGGAAATAAAAAGGATTATATTACATGAAAATGCAAAAAGAGTTGTTATAGATTCCTTTACTCCATTAGAATTCATGGTACAAGACCCTGAAAATAAACGAAAAGAAGTTGTGGGCCTAATAAAACTGCTTTCTACCATGGAAATAACAGCAATCGTAATAACGGAGATGATAGAATCCGAAAAATACACAGATGACTACTATGTGGCCAGTGGGGTGGTAATAATGCATCATTTTATGAGACAGTACAACATGATAAGAGCACTTCAAATACTAAAAATGAGAGGGACTTCCCATGATAGTAATTTGAAGAAAATAAAGATCACAGAAAATGGTATAGAGGTGTACAATGAAGCACCTTGGTGA
- a CDS encoding metallophosphoesterase: MEVFPLYEKLSLDFETSLGKTLVLADPHIGFELSRGLRIRTRFEKFLADFIKSKNPDLLIILGDVKEPIGLGAFTKKLLIEFFSEISEFKTVITKGNHDGKIEEITEAFDNIKITDYFLLDGTLFLHGHQLLPGVKFEKAILGHIHPAISVRIGSAVKKTKCFFKINKFLILPTVNPYIEGFDVREGIKMVPFLKQSPMGEAYLPDGTYLGVIELNPKT; this comes from the coding sequence ATGGAGGTTTTTCCACTTTATGAAAAACTTTCCCTTGACTTCGAGACTTCTCTTGGAAAAACTCTTGTATTAGCAGATCCTCACATAGGATTCGAACTTTCAAGAGGTTTAAGAATCAGAACAAGGTTTGAAAAGTTCCTTGCAGATTTTATAAAGTCAAAGAATCCCGATTTACTTATTATTCTAGGAGATGTTAAAGAACCCATTGGATTGGGAGCGTTCACTAAGAAGCTCCTAATTGAATTCTTTTCTGAAATTAGTGAGTTTAAAACCGTTATTACAAAGGGGAATCACGATGGAAAGATAGAAGAAATAACAGAGGCCTTTGATAACATAAAAATTACAGATTACTTTCTTCTTGATGGCACACTTTTTCTCCATGGGCATCAGCTGCTTCCGGGTGTTAAATTTGAGAAGGCTATCTTGGGCCATATACACCCCGCAATTAGTGTAAGAATCGGAAGCGCAGTTAAGAAAACTAAATGTTTTTTTAAAATTAACAAATTTTTGATCCTCCCCACTGTAAATCCTTACATAGAAGGTTTTGATGTTAGAGAGGGAATAAAAATGGTGCCCTTCTTAAAGCAATCTCCAATGGGAGAAGCATATTTACCTGATGGTACATACCTTGGAGTTATTGAACTCAACCCAAAAACTTAA
- a CDS encoding DUF4910 domain-containing protein — protein MRKFLKESEVFDPENVIGHIGELTKFHRIQGSKEMVQAARYIMEELRINGIKAELLEEVYDGKKWHLTLVSPIAWDLIYGEIVIGREKITTSRTPLVVMAHSPPGETEGEVITIEKDEDWEKAKEKVVLIGEKWHENYKKANENGALGFIAYRKGSGKAFPYIGLFLTKRDLEWAKIPAVALSEDLANKIIQKLKKGKKVEVKLKVESVISEKQTLPLVYAKIGSPPYILFTAHMCHPKPGANDNASGAAMLIELARILKEFYYDSFRFGFAFLWIPEHYGTQAFIENWARLEEYYAVINLDMVGGSEDRSGSTIMVIKTPLSRFSIISGLLEYFINLANSGGESFGGSPLPKMKMKSYSYEMGSDHDVFNFFGIPSVMPITWPDKFYHSSEDTIEKISKDSLEIIGKAVLSTALALSKGDEKELKRFARAYIMKYLGELNMERDLEVAEKLVMDGLYRDSRFLGLHIGHEFKYEPWLDWKKKGLISPRSIMQIDKDKGEKLTKILEDRKTAILLHELLMLGEMLPKEEAYTALKEEFGDIDREKLEKALEILKSLNIISF, from the coding sequence ATGAGAAAGTTTTTGAAAGAAAGTGAAGTTTTTGATCCTGAAAATGTTATAGGCCATATTGGAGAGCTCACCAAGTTCCACAGAATTCAGGGTTCAAAAGAGATGGTACAAGCTGCAAGGTACATTATGGAAGAGTTGAGAATAAATGGAATAAAAGCAGAACTTCTAGAGGAAGTATATGATGGGAAAAAATGGCATTTAACACTGGTCTCCCCCATTGCATGGGATTTAATTTATGGAGAGATAGTGATAGGGAGAGAGAAGATAACGACATCAAGAACTCCCTTAGTAGTAATGGCCCACTCCCCACCAGGAGAAACTGAGGGGGAAGTTATAACAATTGAAAAAGATGAAGACTGGGAAAAGGCAAAAGAAAAAGTAGTTCTAATCGGCGAAAAATGGCATGAAAATTATAAAAAGGCCAATGAAAATGGAGCTTTAGGATTTATAGCGTATAGAAAAGGTTCTGGTAAAGCTTTTCCTTATATAGGGTTATTCTTAACAAAAAGGGACTTAGAATGGGCGAAGATCCCAGCAGTTGCTCTTAGTGAAGATCTCGCAAATAAGATTATCCAGAAGCTCAAGAAAGGGAAGAAAGTAGAGGTAAAATTAAAAGTTGAGAGTGTCATCTCAGAGAAACAAACCTTACCTCTTGTATATGCTAAAATAGGAAGTCCTCCATACATTCTCTTTACGGCGCATATGTGCCATCCTAAACCTGGAGCAAATGATAATGCAAGTGGTGCGGCCATGTTGATAGAGCTGGCCAGAATTCTCAAAGAGTTTTACTATGACTCCTTCAGATTTGGATTTGCATTTCTCTGGATTCCAGAGCACTATGGTACCCAGGCTTTTATAGAAAATTGGGCCCGTCTTGAAGAGTACTATGCAGTGATAAATCTAGACATGGTTGGTGGTAGTGAAGACAGATCTGGATCAACTATAATGGTAATAAAAACACCTCTTTCACGATTCTCTATAATATCCGGACTACTGGAGTACTTCATTAACTTAGCAAACTCCGGAGGAGAAAGTTTTGGTGGAAGTCCATTACCAAAGATGAAAATGAAAAGCTATTCCTACGAGATGGGAAGCGATCATGATGTTTTCAACTTTTTTGGGATTCCAAGTGTAATGCCTATAACATGGCCCGATAAGTTTTACCATTCAAGCGAGGACACAATTGAGAAAATTAGTAAAGATAGTCTTGAAATTATTGGAAAAGCGGTCTTATCCACAGCATTAGCTCTCTCAAAAGGGGATGAGAAGGAGCTTAAGAGATTTGCAAGGGCTTATATAATGAAGTATTTAGGAGAATTAAACATGGAAAGAGACCTTGAAGTGGCCGAGAAGCTTGTCATGGACGGATTATACAGGGATTCAAGATTTTTGGGTCTACACATTGGTCATGAATTTAAATATGAACCTTGGTTGGATTGGAAAAAGAAAGGGCTAATCTCCCCGAGGTCTATAATGCAAATAGACAAAGATAAAGGAGAAAAATTGACCAAAATTTTGGAGGATAGAAAAACAGCGATTCTTCTTCATGAGTTGTTAATGCTCGGAGAAATGTTACCAAAAGAGGAAGCTTACACAGCATTAAAAGAAGAATTTGGGGATATAGATCGTGAAAAACTTGAAAAGGCCCTTGAGATATTAAAATCATTGAATATTATCTCTTTTTAG
- a CDS encoding glycosyltransferase — MISIIIPTYNERENLEELFERISRALEDRDFEIIIVDDDSPDKTWEKAEILGKIYPVRVIRRTNEKGLSSAVIRGFEEANGDIIVVMDADLQHPPEVIPKLIEAIEHGADISIASRYVKGGKAENWYWWRKVISKGAIMVGRVALPKIRNIKDPVSGFFAFKREVIENVNLNPVGFKILLEILIKGKYEKVIEIPFTFGLRKGGESKLSQKQIFNYLKHLYRLMRWEGEIDRLVKFSVVGLSGVLVNEGTLWGFVEFLGWDKRLAVLPATELSVLNNFVWNDIWTFKDLKRKALYLRLLNFHFAALTGALVQWAIYLVLLHVGLHYLVANLIGIGFSFIVRFLFNRNITWG, encoded by the coding sequence ATGATATCCATAATAATACCAACGTACAATGAACGTGAAAATTTAGAGGAACTTTTTGAACGAATTTCAAGAGCATTAGAAGATAGAGATTTTGAAATAATAATAGTGGACGATGATTCCCCCGATAAAACTTGGGAAAAAGCAGAAATCCTCGGAAAAATATATCCTGTGAGGGTTATACGAAGAACAAACGAAAAAGGCCTTTCTTCAGCAGTTATAAGAGGGTTTGAAGAAGCTAATGGAGACATCATTGTGGTAATGGATGCTGATCTTCAGCACCCTCCAGAGGTTATCCCCAAACTAATAGAAGCTATTGAACATGGAGCAGATATATCGATAGCTAGCAGGTATGTTAAGGGAGGAAAGGCTGAAAATTGGTACTGGTGGAGGAAGGTTATTTCCAAAGGTGCTATCATGGTTGGAAGGGTCGCATTACCTAAAATACGGAATATAAAAGATCCAGTAAGTGGATTCTTTGCTTTCAAACGGGAGGTCATCGAAAATGTCAATTTAAACCCTGTGGGCTTTAAAATACTTTTGGAGATCCTCATAAAAGGAAAGTATGAAAAAGTTATTGAGATTCCATTTACATTTGGGTTAAGAAAGGGCGGAGAAAGTAAATTGAGTCAGAAACAGATTTTTAATTATTTAAAGCATCTTTACCGCTTAATGAGATGGGAAGGAGAAATAGATAGGTTGGTAAAGTTCTCTGTTGTAGGTTTAAGTGGGGTTTTGGTCAATGAAGGGACATTATGGGGATTTGTTGAGTTTTTAGGTTGGGACAAAAGGTTAGCTGTACTTCCTGCTACAGAGCTTTCAGTATTGAATAATTTTGTATGGAATGATATTTGGACATTTAAAGACCTTAAAAGAAAAGCCCTTTATTTACGACTTTTGAACTTCCACTTTGCGGCTCTTACGGGGGCATTGGTTCAATGGGCCATTTACCTAGTTCTCCTTCATGTGGGCCTCCATTATTTAGTTGCGAATTTAATTGGAATTGGATTTTCATTTATAGTGCGTTTTCTCTTTAATCGAAATATTACATGGGGATGA
- a CDS encoding nitrilase produces the protein MKIGFIQMEPKLLDLNANLSKAETLIKDAAKQNAKLIVLPELFDVGYNFETKEEVEEIAQQIPDGETTQFLMEQAKEHDMFIVAGTAEKDEKGKLYNSAVIVGPIGGGYIGKYRKIHLFYREKLFFEPGNLGFHVFNIGIAKVGIMICFDWIFPEAMRTLALKGADIVAHPANLVLPYAPKAMPIRSLENRVFSITANRIGEERGLRFIGMSQINSPKAEILLRASENKEEVGLVEINVEKARNKKLNEFNDLFKDRRPEHYVI, from the coding sequence ATGAAGATCGGGTTTATCCAAATGGAACCGAAGCTTTTGGATCTAAATGCTAATTTAAGCAAAGCTGAAACGCTGATAAAAGATGCCGCAAAACAAAATGCTAAGTTAATTGTATTACCGGAGCTTTTTGATGTAGGGTATAATTTTGAAACCAAGGAAGAAGTGGAAGAAATAGCTCAGCAAATCCCGGATGGTGAAACAACCCAATTTCTAATGGAGCAGGCAAAGGAGCATGATATGTTTATAGTGGCCGGGACTGCGGAAAAAGATGAAAAAGGGAAACTCTATAATTCTGCCGTAATAGTAGGCCCAATAGGAGGGGGCTATATAGGGAAGTATCGCAAGATTCATCTATTTTACAGGGAGAAGCTCTTCTTTGAGCCCGGAAATCTCGGGTTTCATGTGTTCAACATAGGCATAGCGAAAGTTGGAATTATGATATGTTTTGACTGGATTTTTCCAGAAGCCATGAGAACTCTTGCTCTTAAAGGAGCTGACATAGTTGCACATCCTGCAAACCTCGTTCTGCCCTACGCACCAAAGGCCATGCCAATAAGGAGCCTTGAAAACAGGGTGTTTAGCATAACCGCAAATAGAATCGGAGAGGAGAGGGGGTTGAGATTCATAGGGATGAGCCAGATAAACTCACCAAAAGCAGAGATCCTGCTCAGGGCAAGCGAGAACAAGGAGGAAGTTGGATTAGTGGAAATAAACGTAGAGAAAGCAAGGAATAAAAAGCTTAACGAGTTCAATGACCTGTTTAAAGATAGGAGACCTGAACATTATGTTATCTAA
- a CDS encoding transcriptional regulator codes for MGDIYEKLEGLLKNLGFKKNELRIYQLLLEKNSAMHITEIKEELGISERSVREHVLNLYRRGVLKRELIQKGWLGYVYSAVSPAELLTKIRENMVKKINELEKELKRDNIQ; via the coding sequence ATGGGGGACATCTATGAGAAACTAGAGGGCTTGTTAAAAAACCTCGGTTTTAAGAAAAATGAACTCAGGATATACCAGCTCCTTCTTGAAAAGAACAGTGCTATGCATATTACAGAAATAAAAGAGGAGCTTGGAATAAGTGAAAGAAGCGTCAGGGAGCATGTACTCAACCTTTATAGACGAGGAGTTCTTAAAAGAGAGCTCATACAGAAGGGATGGCTTGGCTATGTTTATTCAGCAGTCTCACCAGCAGAACTTTTGACAAAAATCAGGGAAAATATGGTAAAAAAGATAAATGAGCTGGAAAAAGAACTAAAAAGAGATAATATTCAATGA